In the Festucalex cinctus isolate MCC-2025b chromosome 10, RoL_Fcin_1.0, whole genome shotgun sequence genome, one interval contains:
- the LOC144027331 gene encoding transmembrane protein 275-like, with protein sequence MSPSLLHLIFSWSGPLAHPSMVLPENTCRPSAAKRVPKPNPRLCPCSLPSPPLCCACGLCLLLAGVNVTLVGAFAFGTFIPSGNPPIVIGPLLLLTALAFFAVCCVTSGGRPPASSVPRVRGPMRAGAAAFEMETSEHTQQETTALQFSPTGSPVSSCGSRADNAALPACPGGGDNGLVGV encoded by the coding sequence ATGAGTCCATCGCTTCTGCATCTGATCTTCAGCTGGTCTGGACCCCTCGCACACCCCTCCATGGTGCTGCCGGAAAACACGTGCAGACCCTCCGCAGCCAAGCGGGTCCCAAAACCCAACCCGCGCCTTTGTCCCTGCAGCCTGCCCTCACCTCCGCTTTGCTGCGCGTGCGGCCTGTGCCTGCTGCTGGCCGGCGTCAACGTCACCCTGGTGGGCGCCTTCGCCTTCGGCACCTTCATCCCGAGCGGCAACCCCCCCATCGTCATCGGGCCGCTCCTGCTGCTCACCGCCCTGGCTTTCTTCGCGGTGTGCTGCGTCACCAGTGGCGGGCGCCCGCCGGCGAGCTCCGTCCCTCGGGTCCGGGGGCCCATGcgggcgggggcggcggcctTTGAGATGGAGACTAGCGAACACACCCAGCAGGAGACTACGGCGCTCCAGTTTAGCCCCACCGGCTCGCCCGTCTCATCGTGCGGGTCCCGTGCCGACAACGCCGCACTGCCCGCGTGCCCTGGAGGGGGCGATAATGGGCTTGTGGGGGTGTGA
- the mknk1 gene encoding MAP kinase-interacting serine/threonine-protein kinase 1 produces MVRHRMMTELQVFQHSLQGKSLALGQVGQCYGEQQQNGMASEDRQHIAQVPAEVEKSQPLNIPDAAKRKKKKRSRATNNSTGTFDDLYKLTDEVLGQGAFAKVQGCISLQNGQEYAVKIIEKSAGHSRNRVFREVETLYQCQGNKNILELIEFFEDDTCFYLVFEKLRGGSILTHIQNRKHFDELEASKVVRDIAQALDFLHIKGIAHRDLKLENVLCECTDQVSPVKICDFDLGSGVQLSSACTPITTPELTTPCGSAEYMAPEVVEVFTDEASFYDKRCDLWSLGVILYILLSGSPPFTGHCGSDCGWDRGETCRTCQSHLFESIQQGKYEFPDKDWAHITDAAKDLISKLLVRDATLRLSAAQVLKHPWVQGNAPERGLPTPHALQRNSSTKDLSQFAAEAIAFHRQLSQHDEQQQQQQEVEDEEEEEVCPAVICSMRLSPPSNSRLARRRAQSNAIRGGRDGAADLTA; encoded by the exons ATGGTGAGGCACCGCATGATGACGGAGTTGCAAGTCTTCCAGCACTCGCTCCAG GGCAAGTCCCTGGCTCTGGGCCAAGTAGGGCAGTGTTATGGGGAGCAGCAGCAGAATGGGATGGCTTCAGAGGACAGGCAGCACATCGCTCAAGTGCCTGCAG AAGTTGAGAAAAGCCAGCCTTTGAACATCCCCGATGCAGCCAaacgaaagaagaagaaaagatcaAGAGCGACAAACAACTCCACCGGCACTTTTGATG ACCTCTACAAGCTGACAGATGAGGTGCTTGGTCAGGGGGCCTTTGCCAAAGTCCAAGGATGCATCAGCCTGCAGAATGGGCAGGAGTATGCAGTAAAG ATCATCGAAAAGAGTGCAGGTCACAGCCGCAACCGAGTCTTCCGGGAAGTGGAGACGCTTTACCAGTGTCAAGGAAACAA GAATATTTTGGAACTGATCGAGTTCTTTGAAGACGACACCTGCTTTTATTTGGTGTTTGAAAAGTTGCGAGGAG GTTCCATCCTTACACACATCCAGAACCGGAAGCACTTTGATGAGCTGGAGGCCAGCAAGGTGGTCCGTGACATCGCCCAAGCGCTTGACTTTCTACACATAAAGG GTATTGCTCACAGGGACCTCAAACTGGAGAACGTCCTTTGTGAATGCACTGATCAA gtGTCACCGGTTAAGATCTGTGACTTTGACCTGGGAAGCGGCGTGCAGCTCAGCAGCGCCTGCACACCTATCACCACTCCAGAACTCACTACACCG TGTGGCTCAGCTGAATACATGGCTCCAGAAGTGGTGGAGGTGTTCACCGACGAGGCGTCCTTCTACGACAAGCGCTGTGACCTGTGGAGCCTCGGGGTCATTCTCTACATCCTGTTAAGTGGCAGCCCGCCCTTCACGGGCCACTGCGGCAGCGATTGCGGGTGGGACCGGGGGGAAACGTGCCGCACGTGCCAG AGTCACCTGTTTGAGAGCATCCAGCAGGGCAAATACGAGTTTCCAGACAAGGACTGGGCTCACATCACAGACGCCGCCAAGGATCTTATCAGCAAGCTGCTGGTACGAGACGCCACATTGCGCCTCAGCGCCGCTCAGGTCCTTAAGCACCCGTGGGTGCAGGGG AATGCACCAGAGCGAGGTCTTCCAACTCCTCATGCCTTACAGAG GAACAGCAGCACCAAAGACTTGAGCCAGTTTGCAGCCGAAGCCATCGCCTTCCACCGGCAGCTGTCGCAGCAtgacgagcagcagcagcagcaacaggaaGTAGAGgacgaagaagaggaagaggtgtGCCCCGCAGTCATTTGCTCCATGAGGCTTTCTCCGCCGTCCAACTCCAGACTGGCTCGCAGGAGGGCGCAGTCCAACGCCatacgcggcggccgagacggcgCGGCTGACCTCACGGCCTGA
- the mob3c gene encoding MOB kinase activator 3C translates to MALCLGQVFSKDKTFRPRKRFEPGTQRFELYKKAQASLKSGLDLRKVVQLPDGESLNDWVAMHVVDFFNRINLIYGTVSEYCTERTCPIMSGGLRYEYRWQDGDDYRKPTKLPALMYMNLMMDWIESLINDEDIFPTRVGVPFPKNFQQVCKKILSRLFRVFVHVYIHHFDSICSMGAEAHINTCYKHYYYFISEFNLIDHSELEPLKEMTEKICN, encoded by the exons ATGGCTCTGTGTCTGGGTCAGGTGTTTAGCAAAGACAAAACGTTCAGACCCAGGAAACGCTTTGAACCCGGCACGCAGCGTTTTGAACTGTACAAGAAAGCTCAAGCCTCGCTCAAGTCCGGCCTTGACCTGAGGAAGGTGGTGCAGCTGCCCGACGGCGAGAGCCTCAATGACTGGGTCGCCATGCACGTGGTGGATTTCTTTAACAGGATCAACCTGATCTACGGCACGGTCAGCGAGTACTGCACCGAACGCACCTGCCCGATCATGTCCGGGGGGCTCAGGTACGAGTACAGGTGGCAGGACGGCGACGATTACAGGAAACCCACCAAGCTGCCAGCTCTCATGTACATGAACCTGATGATGGACTGGATAGAGTCGCTCATCAACGATGAGGACATCTTCCCCACCAGAGTAG GTGTTCCTTTTCCCAAGAATTTCCAGCAGGTGTGCAAGAAGATCCTGAGCCGACTCTTCAGGGTGTTTGTGCACGTTTACATCCATCACTTTGACAGCATCTGCAGCATGGGCGCCGAGGCCCACATCAACACCTGCTACAAGCactactactacttcatttCGGAGTTCAACCTCATCGACCATTCTGAACTTGAGCCCCTG AAAGAGATGACTGAGAAGATTTGCAATTAA
- the elovl1b gene encoding elongation of very long chain fatty acids protein 1b: MLQEMKEFGSHAMDIYDYLVAGTDPRLKNHFLMQSPIPMTVILLCYLFFVLYLGPRIMANRKPFQLKEAMIVYNFALVALSMYIVYEFLMSGWATTYTWRCDAIDVSNSPQALRMVEVAWLFWFSKIIELMDTIFFVLRKKSGQITFLHIFHHSFMPWTWWWGVGYAPGGMGSFHAMVNSCVHVIMYFYYFLAAAGPRFQKFLWWKKYMTAIQLTQFVLVSLHATQYYFMDSCDYQFPIIIHLVWVYGTFFFVLFSNFWVQAYVKGKRLPKQGIKACQNGASSAPAVYANGKHHENGVKHGTSYGTAHHENGSAPMGKMKKA, translated from the exons ATGCTGCAGGAGATGAAGGAGTTTGGCTCTCATGCCATGGATATCTATGACTACCTCGTCGCAGGAACTG atCCTCGACTGAAGAATCATTTCCTGATGCAGAGTCCTATTCCTATGACTGTAATTTTGCTGTGCTACCTGTTCTTTGTACTGTACCTGGGCCCTCGTATCATGGCCAATCGAAAGCCCTTCCAGCTGAAAGAGGCCATGATCGTCTATAACTTTGCGCTTGTTGCGCTATCAATGTATATCGTCTATGAG TTCTTGATGTCTGGATGGGCCACGACGTATACTTGGCGATGCGACGCAATCGATGTGTCCAACAGCCCTCAGGCACTTAGA aTGGTGGAGGTGGCCTGGTTGTTTTGGTTCTCCAAAATCATTGAGCTGATGGACACT atctTCTTCGTGTTGAGAAAAAAGAGCGGCCAGATCACCTTCCTCCACATCTTCCACCACTCTTTCATGCCCTGGACCTGGTGGTGGGGAGTTGGCTACGCTCCCG GTGGGATGGGATCCTTCCACGCCATGGTGAATTCCTGCGTCCACGTCATCATGTACTTCTACTACTTCCTCGCTGCGGCCGGACCTCGCTTCCAGAAGTTCCTTTGGTGGAAGAAATACATGACGGCCATTCAGCTT ACCCAGTTCGTCCTGGTGTCCCTCCACGCGACTCAGTATTACTTCATGGACAGCTGCGACTACCAGTTCCCCATCATCATCCATTTGGTGTGGGTGTACGGCACCTTCTTCTTCGTGCTCTTCTCCAACTTCTGGGTGCAGGCGTACGTCAAGGGCAAGCGTCTACCCAAGCAGGGCATCAAGGCGTGCCAGAACGGCGCCTCCTCCGCCCCCGCCGTGTACGCCAACGGCAAGCACCACGAGAACGGCGTCAAACACGGCACGAGCTACGGCACGGCCCACCACGAAAACGGCAGCGCTCCCATGGGCAAGATGAAGAAGGCCTAG